The Pelagibacterium halotolerans B2 genome has a segment encoding these proteins:
- the rpsQ gene encoding 30S ribosomal protein S17: MPKRILQGTVVSDTNEKTVVVSVERRFTHPIMKKTVRRSKKYHAHDEANSAKVGDVVQIEECAPISKNKRWTLVNPA; encoded by the coding sequence ATGCCCAAGCGTATCCTGCAGGGGACAGTGGTCTCCGATACGAATGAAAAGACGGTTGTGGTGAGCGTCGAACGTCGCTTTACACACCCGATCATGAAAAAGACCGTGCGCCGGTCCAAGAAGTACCATGCCCACGACGAAGCCAATTCGGCCAAGGTCGGTGATGTGGTGCAGATCGAGGAATGTGCGCCGATCTCCAAGAACAAGCGTTGGACGCTCGTTAACCCGGCGTAA
- the rpmC gene encoding 50S ribosomal protein L29 — MAKPSDVRAKTVDELKDELVNLKKEQFNLRFQRATQQLENTSQVRKVRRDIARVQTVIAEKAQAGK, encoded by the coding sequence ATGGCAAAGCCGAGCGACGTTAGAGCAAAGACGGTCGACGAACTCAAGGACGAGCTCGTCAATCTGAAGAAAGAGCAGTTCAACCTGCGTTTCCAGCGCGCTACCCAGCAACTGGAAAACACCTCTCAGGTGCGCAAGGTCCGCCGCGATATCGCGCGCGTTCAGACCGTGATCGCCGAGAAGGCGCAGGCCGGAAAGTAA
- the rplP gene encoding 50S ribosomal protein L16, translated as MLQPKRTKFRKAHKGRIHGVAKGGTDLNFGEYGLKAQEPERITARQIEAARRAMTRYMKRAGRVWIRVFPDVPVSSKPTEVRMGKGKGAPEYWAARVKPGRVMFEVDGVSEEIAREALRLAAMKLPIKTRFVSRIAD; from the coding sequence ATGCTGCAACCGAAACGTACAAAGTTCCGCAAGGCCCACAAGGGCCGGATCCACGGCGTCGCCAAAGGCGGCACCGACCTGAATTTTGGCGAATATGGCTTGAAGGCTCAGGAACCTGAGCGTATAACCGCCCGCCAGATCGAGGCCGCACGCCGCGCGATGACTCGCTATATGAAGCGCGCCGGTCGTGTGTGGATCCGGGTGTTCCCGGATGTGCCTGTGTCGTCCAAGCCGACCGAAGTCCGTATGGGTAAAGGTAAGGGTGCTCCCGAATATTGGGCCGCCCGCGTCAAGCCCGGCCGGGTCATGTTCGAAGTTGACGGCGTAAGTGAAGAGATTGCGCGTGAAGCTCTGCGTCTGGCGGCCATGAAGTTGCCGATCAAGACGCGGTTCGTCAGCCGCATTGCAGATTAA
- the rpsC gene encoding 30S ribosomal protein S3: MGQKVNPIGLRLGINRTWDSRWYANKGEYGSLLQEDLKIREMLEEELKQAAVSKIVIERPHRKCRISIHSARPGIVIGKKGADIEKIRNKVKKFTNSEVHINIVEVRKPETDATLVAQGIAQQLERRVAFRRAMKRAVQTAMRMGAQGIRVNVGGRLGGADIARTEWYREGRVPLHTLRADVDYGVAEAATTYGIIGIKVWIFKGEIMEHDPMAHERRATEGGDSGGQGRRGPAAS; the protein is encoded by the coding sequence ATGGGCCAGAAAGTTAATCCGATCGGGCTTCGCCTCGGCATCAACCGCACCTGGGACTCCCGTTGGTACGCCAACAAGGGCGAATATGGTTCGCTCCTGCAGGAAGATCTCAAGATCCGCGAGATGCTCGAGGAAGAACTCAAGCAGGCCGCTGTTTCCAAGATCGTCATCGAGCGCCCGCACCGCAAGTGCCGCATCTCGATCCACTCGGCTCGTCCGGGTATCGTGATCGGCAAGAAGGGTGCGGACATCGAGAAGATCCGCAACAAGGTCAAGAAGTTCACCAATTCGGAAGTTCACATCAACATCGTTGAAGTGCGCAAGCCCGAAACCGACGCAACGCTGGTTGCACAGGGCATCGCCCAGCAGCTCGAACGCCGCGTGGCGTTCCGCAGGGCCATGAAGCGTGCCGTTCAGACGGCAATGCGCATGGGCGCCCAGGGCATCCGCGTCAATGTCGGCGGTCGTCTCGGCGGTGCCGATATCGCCCGGACCGAATGGTACCGTGAAGGCCGCGTGCCGCTTCACACCCTTCGCGCCGACGTCGACTATGGTGTTGCCGAAGCCGCGACCACCTATGGCATCATCGGGATCAAGGTCTGGATCTTCAAAGGCGAGATCATGGAACACGATCCCATGGCTCACGAGCGCCGCGCCACCGAGGGTGGTGATTCCGGCGGGCAGGGCCGCCGCGGTCCGGCTGCAAGCTGA
- the rplV gene encoding 50S ribosomal protein L22 encodes MGKEKRERALKDTEAKAVLRMVRTSPQKLNLVAAQIRGKKVEKALAELEFSRKRISLSVKKTLESAIANAENNHGLDTDSLVVSEAFVGKAMVMKRFHARARGRGARIEKPFSHLTIVVREVEEAV; translated from the coding sequence ATGGGCAAGGAAAAGCGTGAACGCGCGCTCAAGGACACAGAGGCGAAAGCCGTCCTTCGCATGGTGCGCACGAGCCCCCAGAAACTGAATCTGGTTGCCGCACAGATCCGTGGCAAGAAGGTCGAGAAGGCTCTTGCCGAACTCGAATTCTCGCGCAAGCGGATTTCGCTTTCGGTCAAGAAGACGCTCGAGAGTGCCATCGCGAACGCCGAAAACAACCATGGTCTGGATACGGACTCGCTGGTGGTCTCGGAAGCCTTTGTCGGAAAGGCAATGGTGATGAAGCGGTTCCATGCACGTGCCCGCGGTCGCGGCGCTCGCATTGAAAAGCCGTTCTCGCACCTGACCATCGTCGTCCGTGAAGTCGAGGAGGCCGTCTGA
- the rpsS gene encoding 30S ribosomal protein S19, protein MARSVWKGPFVDGYLLKKADKVRESGRNEVIKIWSRRSTILPQFVGLTFGVYNGQKHIPVNVSEDMIGHKFGEFSPTRTYYGHAADKKAKRK, encoded by the coding sequence ATGGCACGTTCCGTCTGGAAAGGCCCGTTTGTCGACGGGTATCTGCTGAAGAAGGCAGACAAGGTCCGGGAATCGGGCCGCAACGAAGTCATCAAGATCTGGAGCCGTCGCTCCACGATCCTGCCGCAGTTCGTTGGCCTCACCTTCGGCGTCTATAACGGTCAGAAGCACATCCCGGTGAATGTCTCCGAGGATATGATCGGCCACAAGTTCGGTGAGTTTTCGCCCACGCGCACCTATTACGGGCACGCGGCCGACAAGAAGGCGAAGAGGAAGTAA
- the rplB gene encoding 50S ribosomal protein L2, whose product MALKQYNPTSPGRRQLVGINRSELWKGGPVKKLTEGLTKSGGRNNNGRVTSFARGGGHKRSYRLVDFKRTKFDVQGTVERLEYDPNRTAFIALVTYDDGEQAYILAPQRLAAGDKVISSMNAVDVKPGNTMPLERMPVGTIVHNIELKPKKGGQMARSAGAYAQYVGRDAGWAILRMGSGEQRLVHGSCLATVGSVSNPDHSNTSIGKAGRNRWLGRRPNVRGVAMNPVDHPHGGGEGRTSGGRHPVTPWGKPTKGKRTRTNKATDKFIVRSRHLKKGR is encoded by the coding sequence ATGGCTTTGAAACAATACAATCCCACCTCGCCGGGCCGCCGCCAACTTGTCGGCATCAACCGGTCCGAGCTCTGGAAGGGCGGCCCGGTCAAGAAGTTGACCGAGGGTCTTACCAAGTCGGGTGGCCGCAATAATAACGGCCGTGTCACCTCGTTCGCTCGGGGCGGCGGACACAAGCGCAGCTATCGTCTTGTCGATTTCAAGCGCACCAAGTTCGACGTCCAGGGCACTGTCGAGCGCCTTGAATACGATCCCAACCGGACCGCGTTCATTGCTCTGGTGACCTATGACGATGGCGAGCAGGCTTACATCCTGGCTCCGCAGCGTCTGGCTGCCGGTGACAAGGTGATCTCGTCGATGAACGCCGTCGACGTGAAGCCGGGCAATACCATGCCGCTGGAACGCATGCCGGTCGGTACGATCGTGCACAATATCGAGCTCAAGCCAAAGAAGGGCGGCCAGATGGCGCGCTCGGCCGGCGCTTATGCTCAGTATGTCGGCCGCGATGCTGGTTGGGCGATTCTTCGCATGGGTTCGGGTGAACAGCGTCTGGTCCATGGCTCGTGCCTCGCGACCGTCGGTTCGGTTTCCAATCCGGATCACTCCAACACCTCGATCGGCAAGGCTGGCCGCAATCGCTGGCTGGGCCGCCGTCCGAACGTTCGCGGCGTCGCGATGAACCCTGTCGATCACCCCCATGGTGGTGGTGAAGGCCGCACCTCGGGTGGCCGGCATCCGGTTACTCCGTGGGGCAAGCCGACCAAGGGCAAGCGCACCCGCACCAACAAGGCGACGGACAAGTTCATCGTCCGCTCGCGGCACCTCAAGAAGGGCAGGTAA
- a CDS encoding 50S ribosomal protein L23, whose protein sequence is MSALKHYDIIRNPVVTEKSTMASEHGQVVFDVAIDATKPEIKAAVEALFEVKVKAVNTIVRKGKVKRFRNMLGTRKDVKKAVVTLVDGQTIDISTGL, encoded by the coding sequence ATGAGCGCGCTCAAGCATTACGACATCATCCGCAACCCGGTCGTGACTGAAAAGTCGACGATGGCTTCGGAGCACGGTCAGGTCGTGTTCGACGTTGCCATCGACGCGACCAAGCCTGAAATCAAGGCCGCCGTCGAGGCGCTCTTTGAGGTGAAGGTCAAGGCCGTCAACACCATCGTCCGCAAGGGCAAGGTCAAGCGGTTCCGCAACATGCTTGGCACCCGCAAGGACGTCAAGAAGGCCGTCGTTACCCTCGTTGACGGTCAGACCATCGATATTTCGACCGGTCTGTAA
- the rplD gene encoding 50S ribosomal protein L4 has translation MELQVTTLEGKSAGKVTLDDAVFGLEPRADLIQRMVRYQLLKRMSGTHDVKNRAEVAQTGKKFGRQKGGGGARHGSRRSNIFRGGGRAFGPTPRSHAIELPKKVRALALKHALSAKAKAGDLVIIDQATAEAPKTAALRAIFGKLGFSNALIIGGTELDTNFALAARNIPQIDVLPAQGINVYDILRREKLVLTKDALAALEGRFQ, from the coding sequence ATGGAACTCCAGGTCACAACCCTCGAGGGTAAGTCGGCCGGCAAGGTCACTCTCGATGACGCCGTATTCGGTCTCGAGCCCCGCGCCGATCTGATCCAGCGCATGGTGCGCTATCAGCTCCTCAAGCGCATGTCGGGTACGCACGATGTCAAAAATCGTGCCGAAGTTGCTCAGACGGGCAAGAAGTTCGGTCGCCAGAAGGGCGGCGGCGGTGCACGTCACGGTTCGCGCCGGTCCAACATCTTCCGGGGTGGTGGACGCGCTTTCGGTCCGACCCCGCGCAGCCACGCGATCGAGTTGCCCAAGAAGGTTCGCGCGCTTGCTCTCAAGCACGCCCTTTCCGCCAAGGCCAAGGCCGGCGATCTGGTCATCATCGACCAGGCCACGGCTGAAGCGCCGAAGACCGCCGCACTTCGCGCGATCTTCGGCAAGCTCGGTTTTTCCAATGCGCTGATTATCGGCGGCACCGAACTGGACACCAATTTCGCGCTCGCCGCGCGGAACATTCCCCAGATCGACGTGCTTCCGGCGCAGGGCATCAACGTTTACGACATTCTGCGTCGTGAGAAGCTGGTCCTGACCAAGGATGCTCTCGCTGCGCTGGAGGGCCGGTTCCAATGA
- the rplC gene encoding 50S ribosomal protein L3, which yields MRSGLIAQKLGMTRIFTDDGAHVPVTVLALQGCQVVGQRTQDKDGYVALQLGAGSVKVKNVSKAERGHYAAAKVEPKRKVVEFRVSEDNLIEVGAELQADHFIEGQLVDVTGTSIGKGFAGAMKRHNFGGLRASHGVSVSHRSHGSTGQNQDPGKVFKGKKMAGHMGAERVTTQNVKVVKTDVERGLIMVQGSVPGSKGGWIQIRDAVKKPRPEGVALPGSFKAAANGESA from the coding sequence ATGCGTTCTGGATTGATCGCACAGAAGCTGGGAATGACCCGCATCTTCACCGATGACGGCGCTCATGTACCCGTTACCGTTCTGGCGCTGCAGGGCTGCCAGGTGGTGGGCCAGCGGACGCAGGACAAGGACGGCTATGTCGCGCTGCAACTCGGCGCCGGCTCGGTCAAGGTCAAGAATGTGAGCAAGGCCGAGCGCGGGCATTATGCCGCTGCCAAGGTCGAGCCCAAGCGTAAGGTCGTCGAATTCCGCGTGAGCGAAGACAACCTTATCGAGGTGGGTGCCGAACTTCAGGCCGACCACTTCATCGAAGGCCAGCTCGTGGATGTCACGGGCACTTCGATCGGCAAGGGCTTTGCCGGTGCCATGAAGCGTCACAATTTCGGTGGCCTGCGTGCCTCGCACGGTGTGTCGGTTTCGCACCGTTCGCACGGTTCGACCGGTCAGAACCAGGACCCCGGCAAGGTGTTCAAGGGCAAGAAGATGGCCGGGCACATGGGTGCCGAGCGCGTCACGACCCAGAACGTCAAGGTCGTCAAGACCGATGTCGAGCGTGGGCTGATCATGGTTCAGGGTTCGGTTCCGGGCTCAAAGGGTGGCTGGATCCAGATCCGTGACGCCGTCAAGAAGCCGCGTCCGGAAGGTGTTGCGCTGCCTGGTTCGTTCAAGGCCGCAGCCAATGGGGAGAGTGCATAA
- the rpsJ gene encoding 30S ribosomal protein S10, which yields MNGQNIRIRLKAFDHRVLDNSTREIVNTAKRTGAQVRGPIPLPTRIDKYTVNRSPHVDKKSREQFEIRTHKRLLDIVDPTPQTVDALMKLDLAAGVDVEIKL from the coding sequence ATGAACGGTCAGAATATTCGCATCCGGCTCAAGGCGTTCGACCATCGCGTGCTCGACAATTCGACCCGCGAGATCGTCAACACGGCCAAGCGCACAGGCGCGCAGGTTCGCGGACCCATTCCGCTGCCGACGCGAATTGACAAATACACCGTCAACCGGTCGCCCCACGTCGACAAGAAGAGCCGCGAGCAGTTCGAAATCCGGACTCACAAGCGTCTTCTGGACATCGTGGATCCGACGCCGCAGACGGTGGATGCACTGATGAAGCTCGATCTCGCCGCCGGTGTCGACGTCGAAATCAAGCTCTAG
- the tuf gene encoding elongation factor Tu — MGKEKFARNKPHCNIGTIGHVDHGKTSLTAAITKVLAETGGATFSAYDQIDKAPEEKARGITISTAHVEYETEKRHYAHVDCPGHADYVKNMITGAAQMDGAILVVSAADGPMPQTREHILLARQVGVPALVVFLNKVDQVDDEELLELVELEVRELLSSYEFPGDDIPITKGSALMALEDKRPEIGHDAVLELMKTVDDYIPQPERPKDQPFLMPVEDVFSISGRGTVVTGRVERGIVKVGEEVEIVGIKPTLKTTVTGVEMFRKLLDSGEAGDNIGALIRGIDRTQVERGQVLCKPGSVTPHTKFVAEAYILTKEEGGRHTPFFTNYRPQFYFRTTDVTGVVTLNEGTEMVMPGDNVEMNVELIVPIAMEEKLRFAIREGGRTVGAGVVSKIVA; from the coding sequence ATGGGCAAGGAAAAATTTGCGCGTAACAAGCCGCACTGCAACATCGGCACGATTGGTCACGTTGACCATGGCAAGACGTCGTTGACAGCAGCGATCACGAAGGTTCTGGCGGAGACAGGCGGGGCGACGTTCTCTGCTTACGACCAGATCGACAAGGCGCCTGAAGAAAAGGCCCGCGGGATCACCATTTCGACTGCGCACGTCGAATACGAGACCGAAAAGCGCCACTATGCGCACGTCGACTGCCCTGGCCACGCCGACTATGTGAAGAACATGATCACCGGTGCTGCCCAGATGGACGGCGCGATCCTTGTTGTTTCGGCTGCCGACGGCCCGATGCCGCAGACCCGCGAGCACATTCTTCTGGCCCGTCAGGTCGGCGTGCCGGCGCTCGTCGTGTTTTTGAACAAGGTCGACCAGGTCGACGACGAAGAGCTGCTCGAGCTGGTCGAACTCGAAGTTCGCGAACTGCTCAGCTCGTACGAATTCCCCGGTGACGACATTCCGATCACCAAGGGTTCGGCCTTGATGGCGCTTGAAGACAAGCGTCCGGAAATCGGTCATGACGCGGTTCTCGAGCTGATGAAGACCGTTGACGACTACATCCCGCAGCCCGAACGTCCCAAGGACCAGCCGTTCCTGATGCCGGTCGAAGACGTGTTCTCGATCTCGGGTCGTGGCACGGTTGTGACCGGTCGCGTCGAGCGCGGCATCGTCAAGGTCGGCGAGGAAGTCGAGATCGTTGGCATCAAGCCGACTTTGAAGACGACTGTGACCGGCGTTGAAATGTTCCGCAAGCTGCTCGATTCGGGTGAAGCCGGCGACAACATCGGTGCTCTGATCCGTGGTATCGACCGCACGCAGGTCGAGCGCGGTCAGGTTCTGTGCAAGCCCGGTTCGGTGACCCCGCACACCAAGTTCGTTGCCGAAGCCTATATCCTGACCAAGGAAGAGGGTGGGCGTCATACGCCGTTCTTCACCAACTACCGCCCGCAGTTCTACTTTAGGACGACGGACGTGACCGGTGTGGTGACGCTGAACGAAGGCACCGAGATGGTGATGCCCGGCGACAATGTGGAAATGAACGTGGAACTGATCGTTCCGATCGCGATGGAAGAAAAGCTCCGCTTCGCCATCCGTGAAGGCGGCCGCACCGTCGGCGCCGGCGTCGTCTCCAAAATCGTCGCTTAA